ctggtccccacgtaTACCCCAAATCGAACGCATGGCTCCCAGTAGCTGCTTTTGAACACAGCAGCGGTCACACCCCGGGCAACGTCGTCGCTCAGCCGGCTAAACTGCGTTCGGGTACTCGGCTGGAGAATTCCAGGCGAGGAATTGGAGGCTGCATGTCTCCACCTCCTGTGCATCCTCCAGTCTTGGGTTAAATGACAGTCtgggatggccacagtcttccacTGTGGGCTCTCCAGCAGCGCCGGGGGAGAGGCGCTTTTCAGTGCGGTACTTCTGGTTTACCAGTAAGTTTCGGCCACCTCCGGCAGCCATCATCAGCCGCTGGTAGTCCTGGCACCCGTCATGCCACCAGCACCAGTTGAGGGTGATCAAGAGTGTGGTATTGAGGAATGCGCACCCTCTCTGTCACCTAAATCCTTTCATTGCGCAggtctcacctccttctccacatGAGAAGGAGAGACGTCGTCATCGTTAGCGATGGACAACCACAagcaagcagtgtgtgtgtacgtgtgtgtgtgtgtgtgtgtgtgtgtgtgtgtgtgtgtgtgtgtgtgtgtgtgtgtgtgtgtgtgtgtgtgttgatattctTATAGAATTCAAAAAGTTATTTGTCCAGCCCAGCAAGgtgaagtgagataagatgagagagagagagagagagagagagagagagagagagagagagagagagagagagagagagagagagagagagagagagagagagagagagagagagagagagagagagaagaggagaagaaaataaaaagaagaaaaagaagaaaccgtaaaagaacaataataacaaaacaaaaactaaagcagcagcaacaacagcaacaacaacagcaacaacaacaagaacaacaacgaaaacaacaaaaacaacaacaaaaacaacaacaacaaaaacaacaacaacaacaataacaaaaactacaacaacaacaacaacaacaacaacaacaacaacagaagagaCGAGGCGGCTGGTCGCCTGCGGGATTACCGGAAATGGGAGCGAGGTGTGGCAaactcttcactctctcacactgagCTTGTTGCCGTGTCCACGCCGCCTCTTGCCTCGGTCACTCTTCGAGGTAACAGTAATGGTATGATTATGTTGACTCAAAGAGCATCCGAAATCAATTCCTGTTCATTTacaaatttgataaaaaaaactgaagtctATTATTtcactttcgtctctctctctctctctctctctctctctctctctctctctctctctctctctctctctctctctctctacatttgcTTCACGAATAACATGTGCCTCAGTGGATCCTTAAAAAGATCGTGCAACCTAGTGAGGAAATCTCCCATAGAAGTTTGCATGGGCAGAGAGCCGATGTTCACGGAGATGTCCATCTTGCATTCCTCCACGTAAACATTAATCACAAAGGTATCAACGATCACTGCTTTGTTTTCTAGCCCTGTCACCAGGTTTTTCACTCCCTTCAGGTCCAGATTTCCGACGATGAGACGCAAGTACTGCTCACTGAACCTTGAGATGAAGTTGACAGACATGTTCACGGAGTTCTCACGTAAGTGAGGTAATATCAAGTGAACCTGCAGTTTTTGAGAAAATATACCGCGAGAACCATCCACAAAGGAATCTGGTACTATGAACTTTTTATTATCATAGATCAATTTCAAACTGTTGAGTTGAGTGAGCTTTGGTGCGACTTCAGTCAATTTGCACACTGCGTTGGGCTGCGTGATCCTAAGGTTGAGAGATGTTAATCTCCGGGcagcagagaggagaggaaggccaGAGACACTCAAGTGTCCGGAAAAGATCGTGAGCGAACACTTCGCTTGTGGTCGACAAATTAGTTCAAGGTAACTATCAGAGTCATCTTTGGAGTTGAGGTCATGGAGGTGGCTCTGAATGTTAAGTTCCAGCCTCACACGAGTCTTGGACAGTCTTAAGAGAAGCTCATGAAGTTGTGGTAGCCACTTAGAGTCCGAAACATTCACTGTGACCTTCTCTGGGGTGATGTACTTCAGGAGCATCGTCGCAGCTCTTATGTCTCCGTCGCTAATCACCCACAGTCTTCCATCAATTTTCCGAGACACTGCCCTCGCCagttcttcattcacttcacaTCTCCTGATCACTTCCAACCACCTGACAGGGTCTTCGTCCCCTTCCAGGAGGCTGGCGAACAGGTCTACCAAGAAGGTGGCAGAAACACTGACATGGAACAAGCCTCTGGTCCACATTTCCATTACTTGCAAGAAAACGGGAACAAGTCGACTCCTCAAAGCACTTGCCTCGATCCATCGGTCAGTAGGAAGGTGGTCACATTTAACGATATGGACAAACTTTTTTGCCAAACGTAACAAAGCCTGGCAAAGACTTTTTTGACGTACCTCATTACAAATCCATCCACAACTTATTCTGGATAGCAGGATCCTTATCACCAGCAGGAATTGAGTCACTAGGTCATAAATCCCAAGGTAGGGATCCATGTGATTTTCCAATTCGCATGAGTCAACATCTAAGACCATTCTGAGTTTAGCCTCGGGATTGTCATCATCCTTGCAGCAACACTCTAAATGTCGCGTTGCGAACACACACCTCTGAGTGTCGTGGTAAAAGGCGTAGCTGTGGGCCATGACACCGAAAAGCGATGGACAcgccaggaaggaagagagacagagcttCTCTGGGACACCACATCCTTTTGATAAatttttcacactttttacAGTAAGAAGCAACGATGGATCACTTCTGGCTGAGTCAAAGGACACTTTATAAAGACGCTCTAACCAAGCGTCAATCTTCTGTTCAACATCTTCGCCCGGGGCAGAGTCCTTCTGACAGCGCACGATGAGGCTCAAACGCTGACGCTCTATCATGTTATGATAAATGTAAACCAAAGAGGGTTGGCGGAGCAGTTCAGGGAGGCAGTTCATTAGATACATGCGGGCCATCAGTTGCAGCTTCAGGGGATTGCTGAAGTCGTCTTGTTCCTCATTGGGAAAACTGTGCAAGATATCAAGAAAATTTTTCAAAAAAGTGTTATCGACATCAGGAAGTTTCCCCCTGACAagctccttcatctcttctttttggaATCTAGCGAAGGAAACGTAAAAAATCCTTTGCCCAATAAACTGATTAGTGAGGGTGACGCTGAATCCCGGCCTGCACGTAGCGAGGATAATGTGAGACTCTCCTCTGGACTGAAGGAGATCCTGCAGCAGCCATGGGGCATCCTTAGTTGCCTCGTCCCAGCCATCAATCAACCATAGGATCTTTGCTTCACGCAGGAGCCGCGTCAGGCTGGCTGTATCACACAATTTGGTAGTTTCAGGCAGCATCCCGTGGAGGTAGCGATGCAAGTCACGCGACTTGACCTGAGCACAAGTGACATCCAAAAGAAGATGGTAGTCCGCTAAAGCCTTCGCTTTGGGATCGTCCATCAGCCACCACGCCATCAGTGCCCTGTAACAACCCAAATAAGTCAAACATCACCATAATACTGTATAACTAACATTATTACATCACTTACAAATGTAATCAACGTTCCAAAAGAACATTGCAGTTCCAGAGCACAAATCTGACACTTACTTGCACAGTGAAGTCTTCCCTGCGCCAGCCTCACCAGTCACTTGTATCACCTGCGGCTGTGATCCATCACGGAATCTGCTGCTAGGCAGTCCACTCAGGGGGATGACAGTATCAAAGGTGTTCTCGCCGTTTTGCACAAGGTGTGGCTCAACGTAGGAAAACTCACGTTCTTTACGCTTTAGCAACTCCTGACGACCAAGAGTTACGAACTCTCTGACAGTGATACCGTCATCAGCATGTTGCTCCCTCACCACATCTGCCTTCATGTTACATATTGTCTCGGCAACAACACTGTCCTGTTTCCCACACTCCTTGCCCGCCAGGGTCAGCATCTCTGCCAAGAGCTCTTCCAACTCCTTGGCCAGATCATTCAGGTTCTCGTCAGACACTTGTGTCAGGGTCCCGGGTTCCTTGTGACTCACACTGTTGCGGATGTCCCTCAATCGGTACAAGATTTGCCCCAGGGAACGTTTCTGCCCCGCCTTAACTGCAGTGTTCCACTCAGGGTTCTCAGACGGAATATCACAAGTATAGTAGAGCAGCTTGTATAGACACGTGACGTCCATGTTGGTTGGATCTGTTTTGACCTTGATCTTTTCCAGCTCAAGCTTTTGAAATTGCCTAATCACCTTTCGCTGTTTCAAGAACTTCTCAAGATCCAGTGAGCCGCCTTTGTAGAGCCAATCAAACACCTCAGCCATGTAGCGCGCCGTCACCATCAACGCCAGGCGAGAGTATCGGGAGTAGTTCaataaattttccttcttcacctgcATCATACTGCTTGACGTACTCACTCTGCCACTCACTGAGAACTGGCGCTGTATTTATAGTCTGGGCCTTGCCCCTCACTGCTATACAATGCAACTCTTTCTGTTCACGAGGAGCACTTGACGCACCAAAGTGTCAGAAAGGACTGGCGAGCATTGGGCACTGACAAGTacatcctgtgtgtgtttctgccttACCTTATCATGAATatttgataaggaagaaatcaaaCAACGTATCCCAAACCTGGCAATGATGAAGAATTAATAGGTACCCGcgcacccaccaacacacacacacacacacagacacatacacacacacacacacacacacacacacacacacacacacacacacacacacacacacacacacacacacttatccatTCATCCAGCAACCTAAAGACAAACCACatataaataattgaaaaatgaaaaacagggataaaacaaaatcatgaaccgaaagagagagagagagagagagagagagagagagagagagagagagagagagagagagagagagagagagagagagagagagagagagagagagagagagagagagagagagacattaagcTGTCCCAAAGGTCATCGAGAGGACGAGTGTTATCTGTCGCGCCGTATCTGTTAAGCCTTATCACTAACATGAGAGATAAGTAGCCACCCAACAGACACATAAAATGAGTTTTTGGTGTACTTTATGTCACTAAGTCAAACCTTGtacttttctaatttttcctctctctctctctctctctctctctctctctctctctctctctctcttccttatactTATTCACTTTGTAGTATAACAAAAAcacgttctggtactgaagagattaaaacagTCACAGAAACAGATTCAAATAACTGCCTGctatttctttatcctctttcttcctatatTACCACTCCTGAGTTTTCTccgtgttttctctttccttctcccagtcctcttcccttccaacAATCATTctgtatctgtttttttttcccaaatcaCCAAACACTCTTCCCTCGGAACAGTCCACTCAAAGACCAGCTCCTCTACTTCCAtattcctgtttctctcccccttccttctcacaCACCGCCgtacttctctctccttcaatgaGTCAGGAACATATTAAGTAGAGCTtcagatgagaaagaaaaagagaataaaattaaCAGAACTAATAGCAAATACATTTTCTCAtcaaatctattttttttttttttcagtccttctcttcctcctcctcctcctcccttttcttctcttgttttatgATGTTCTTGTGaaattttcattcttgttattctttacaTTTAGCTATGgtgtgaaaaagagaataaatataaaagagagggaaaaatataaaaacattgaAGAATAACAAGctatgggaaggaagagagctTCATATGAATGGGCAATTTTTTCCAGTATTTCAACCCTTGTTATCTGCCTTAATTGAAACAAGTGGCTTCATTACGTCCCCTGCACCACGCCACTGATCCTTTATGCTAGCACACATGGCAAaatatattaattatttaattaCTGCGTTCAAATAAATATCGCCAAATTCATTCAGTTACCTCAATTACCATCACGCATTCATGACAACGACGATTACAAACAACAGCAATGGCTTTAGTAAAAACTGGTattttggtagtggtgatgattacaatgacaacaacaacagcaaacacacacacacacacacacacacacacacacacacacacacacacacacacacacacacacaggagcagaAGTAAAACGAGTGTCTGAGAGGCGAAGTGAAACAAAATGAACCCCAAAAACTTTTCCTGGGATATTTTGCTCAGATGTTGGATAGGGAATGAGatgtagggagggaggacagaTAATAGATGAATGATAGAACGGAAAACATGAttgtgagaagaaaataaaatactacTGACGCTTCTCATTTCAAGAAAGAGCACCTCTTTGTCGTTATGTCTGATAAAAGGACAAATGAGTAATGGTGAAAACTTTCCTAGTGCCTTTGTTTAATGTATTAGATCATTTAGAAATAAAGCCACTATTcaactttctttgttttctcgaAGTTGTCAGCTGTGTCTCGAGCTTACAGTTCCTAATGTCTTCGTGTTCGTGTTCCAAGAACTCAATGATATCACAATGGAAAAAATACAATGCCACTATCAACACTCACCAGTCTGACTGCTGTGGCTATCAAAGACACCACTTCATGTCACCTGTGGAAGATAACACTCAATTAATCACGTCAGTAGCTACAAACCATTTgacagtaataaaataatacatgTCAAAAGTATATCACTATACTGCTATACAAATAGGCATTCACCGTACAACTTACATAGATCAACTCCATGCTTCACTTTATACATCTATTTATGTTAAAGGGAGAGAACGGTGTGCACTGAATCACAAGGGTACAGATAAGATTGTGTCGTAATGATATCAACAAGTGCCcattggcaacacacacacacacacacacacacacacacacacacacacacacacacaattaactcTAAAGACAAACTCAATCCTAtaaaaatacaattaggtaagaacacacacacaccaagtagaGACACTCTAGCTTGACTGCGGCTCTCACACCTGTTTGCCTCCCTCACGGTCCTTCATGTTTTACTTTGCGCTGTTTTACTGTCATAATCCTAGAACCCAATTAACAACAGACGCTCTGCTGTGCCGGGTTGCGTCGCGCCCAGCCGTCGGCACAGCTTGTGATTCCCTTAACTTTCCCGTCCGCCT
The sequence above is drawn from the Portunus trituberculatus isolate SZX2019 chromosome 41, ASM1759143v1, whole genome shotgun sequence genome and encodes:
- the LOC123517009 gene encoding uncharacterized protein LOC123517009, giving the protein MMQVKKENLLNYSRYSRLALMVTARYMAEVFDWLYKGGSLDLEKFLKQRKVIRQFQKLELEKIKVKTDPTNMDVTCLYKLLYYTCDIPSENPEWNTAVKAGQKRSLGQILYRLRDIRNSVSHKEPGTLTQVSDENLNDLAKELEELLAEMLTLAGKECGKQDSVVAETICNMKADVVREQHADDGITVREFVTLGRQELLKRKEREFSYVEPHLVQNGENTFDTVIPLSGLPSSRFRDGSQPQVIQVTGEAGAGKTSLCKALMAWWLMDDPKAKALADYHLLLDVTCAQVKSRDLHRYLHGMLPETTKLCDTASLTRLLREAKILWLIDGWDEATKDAPWLLQDLLQSRGESHIILATCRPGFSVTLTNQFIGQRIFYVSFARFQKEEMKELVRGKLPDVDNTFLKNFLDILHSFPNEEQDDFSNPLKLQLMARMYLMNCLPELLRQPSLVYIYHNMIERQRLSLIVRCQKDSAPGEDVEQKIDAWLERLYKVSFDSARSDPSLLLTVKSVKNLSKGCGVPEKLCLSSFLACPSLFGVMAHSYAFYHDTQRCVFATRHLECCCKDDDNPEAKLRMVLDVDSCELENHMDPYLGIYDLVTQFLLVIRILLSRISCGWICNEVRQKSLCQALLRLAKKFVHIVKCDHLPTDRWIEASALRSRLVPVFLQVMEMWTRGLFHVSVSATFLVDLFASLLEGDEDPVRWLEVIRRCEVNEELARAVSRKIDGRLWVISDGDIRAATMLLKYITPEKVTVNVSDSKWLPQLHELLLRLSKTRVRLELNIQSHLHDLNSKDDSDSYLELICRPQAKCSLTIFSGHLSVSGLPLLSAARRLTSLNLRITQPNAVCKLTEVAPKLTQLNSLKLIYDNKKFIVPDSFVDGSRGIFSQKLQVHLILPHLRENSVNMSVNFISRFSEQYLRLIVGNLDLKGVKNLVTGLENKAVIVDTFVINVYVEECKMDISVNIGSLPMQTSMGDFLTRLHDLFKDPLRHMLFVKQM